A part of Diachasmimorpha longicaudata isolate KC_UGA_2023 chromosome 11, iyDiaLong2, whole genome shotgun sequence genomic DNA contains:
- the LOC135167585 gene encoding serine/threonine-protein kinase PRP4 homolog, with protein MGSSDLEYLESKRDGHSFEDDSDVAEQRKKKKRKHKHHKHKKDKMGDREDRKKHKKHKKPRKEREQENGTTDEKIRHVPKDPPPVNGKLDHVMEIPSTESEDEKLVDLDSDEVDCTIIEDDIDLEELMKQKERLQACLVQYLLDESEKTDKEPEPEDSLKPETPDVIVVEDDSGDEVSSRKKRYRSRSGSRDRKKLIKTERRVVIDMTRDSKKPKDDSKEKKLDKKREEKVRPKEDTRKDERKPERFNRKQLDREKPKEEFRKDELRKKTDDEKRKDSKRESPKKRETDHSCRSRETRNERRFSKERDRRSKDRSSRDRHSSRDKAEVRDGQASRDRHASIRDRESSKDRRDSRNHDKPRERSRSARRSRSPRHRGDRDRNDRWRRSRSTSRTRRDSRYGKDDREKNGKRERSDKYKDSLSEGLKVDKSESSSEEEIKDIDIEEEEDEEAIIERRRKQREELLKRLGGPPDDSNLSADMSITAASPVTVQSNSSPKSVEVVTNNNESTSESHTPPLPREKSPLTGKRRKSRFDDAPENKENKKLEEKESEEKNGGKEEKTVSKKANEWDMFAEADNIADFNSPTVEGKRPGGPDNPSLTDNWDDAEGYYRVRVSETLDSRYVVYGYTGQGVFSNVVRARDTARGNMDVAVKIIRNNEIMHRTGLKELEVLRKLNDADPEDRFHCLRLFRHFFHKNHLCMVFEPLAMNLREVLKKYGKDVGLHVKAVRSYTQQLFLALKLLKRANILHGDIKPDNILVSETKLVLKLCDFGSASHAHENEVTPYLVSRFYRAPEIILGIPYDFGIDMWSVGCTIYELYTGKIMFSGKTNNQMLKFFMDLKGKMPNKLIRKGTFKEQHFDTNCNFLYHEVDKVTEREKVVVMSTLPASRDLGAELGGNSLPAEQNRKVGQLKDLLERTLMLDAGKRITVNHALAHPFIQEKI; from the exons ATGGG TTCGTCGGATTTGGAATATCTTGAATCAAAGCGCGATGGACACAGCTTCGAGGATGATTCCGACGTTGCAgagcagaggaaaaaaaagaagaggaaACACAAGCATCATAAGCATAAAAAGGATAAAATGGGGGACAGGGAAGACAG gaaaaaacataaaaaacacaAGAAGCCTCGAAAAGAACGAGAGCAAGAGAATGGCACGaccgatgaaaaaattcgcCACGTCCCAAAGGATCCTCCCCCAGTGAATGGCAAGCTAGACCATGTAATGGAGATTCCCTCGACCGAGAGCGAGGACGAGAAGCTCGTCGACCTGGACTCCGACGAGGTAGATTGCACGATAATCGAGGATGACATCGACCTGGAAGAGCTGATGAAGCAGAAAGAGCGTTTACAAGCCTGCCTAGTGCAATACCTTTTAGATGAGTCAGAAAAAACGGATAAGGAGCCAGAGCCCGAGGACTCCCTAAAGCCCGAGACCCCAGACGTGATAGTCGTCGAGGACGACAGTGGGGATGAAGTATCCTCGCGTAAAAAGCGTTATAGAAGCAGATCAGGAAGTCGAGATCGCAAGAAGTTGATTAAAACCGAGCGCAGAGTTGTCATTGACATGACGCGTGACAGCAAAAAGCCAAAAGACGACTCGAAGGAAAAGAAATTGGACAAAAAACGTGAGGAGAAGGTTCGCCCGAAGGAGGACACCAGAAAGGACGAGAGAAAGCCTGAGAGATTCAATCGAAAGCAGCTGGATAGAGAAAAGCCAAAAGAGGAATTCAGAAAAGATGAACTTCGTAAAAAAACAGATGATGAGAAACGAAAGGACTCGAAACGTGAATCTCCAAAAAAGCGAGAGACTGATCATTCCTGCAGATCTAGGGAGACGAGGAACGAGCGGAGATTCAgcaaagagagagacagacggagCAAAGACAGGAGCTCCCGTGACCGTCACAGTAGTCGAGACAAAGCTGAAGTAAGGGATGGACAAGCCTCTCGTGATCGTCACGCGTCGATCAGGGATAGGGAGTCCAGCAAAGATCGTAGAGACAGTAGGAATCACGATAAGCCCCGTGAGAGGTCTAGAAGTGCTCGGCGATCGCGTTCACCGCGCCACAGGGGCGATCGCGACAGAAACGACAGATGGAGGAGATCGCGATCGACGTCTCGAACTCGTCGGGATAGCCGGTATGGGAAAGACGACCgggagaaaaatggaaaacgtGAGAGGAGTGACAAATACAAGGACTCTTTATCAGAGGGCCTCAAAGTTGATAAATCAGAGAGCTCCAGTGAGGAGGAGATCAAGGACATCGATATCGAGGAGGAAGAGGACGAGGAGGCCATCATCGAACGGCGGAGGAAACAGAGGGAGGAACTGCTGAAGAGACTTGGAGGACCTCCCGATGACTCGAATCTCTCTGCTGACATGAGCATCACGGCCGCCTCCCCTGTCACTGTCCAATCCAACTCCTCTCCAAAGTCCGTTGAGGTGGTGACGAATAACAACGAATCGACTTCTGAGAGCCACACACCACCTTTGCCCAGGGAGAAATCACCACTGACTGGGAAGAGACGAAAATCTAGGTTCGATGACGCTCCAGAGAATAAGGAGAATAAGAAATTAGAGGAGAAGGAGAGCGAGGAGAAAAATGGCGGGAAGGAGGAAAAAACAGTCTCGAAGAAGGCTAATGAGTGGGATATGTTTGCTGAAGCTGATAATATTGCTGACTTCAACAGCCCCACAGTGGAGGGAAAAAGACCTGGGGGACCGGACAATCCGAGCTTGACTGATAACTGGGACGATGCTGAGGGGTATTACAGGGTCAGGGTGAGCGAGACACTTGACTCCCGATATGTGGTTTATGGGTACACTGGACAAGGAGTGTTTAGTAATGTTGTCAGGGCTAGGGATACTGCCAGGGGAAACATGGATGTTGCTGTGAAAATTATTAGGAACAACGAAATCAt GCATAGGACTGGACTGAAGGAATTAGAAGTCCTAAGAAAACTCAACGACGCTGATCCAGAGGATCGTTTCCATTGCTTACGGTTATTCAGACACTTTTTCCATAAGAATCACTTGTGCATGGTGTTTGAACCACTCGCAATGAATTTGAGAGAG gttcTTAAAAAATATGGGAAGGACGTCGGACTGCACGTGAAAGCCGTACGTTCATACACTCAACAGCTGTTTTTGGCATTGAAACTGCTGAAACGTGCTAATATTCTTCACGGTGATATTAAACCCGATAATATTCTAGTCAGCGAGACGAAGCTCGTACTGAAGCTTTGCGATTTTGGATCAGCCTCTCATGCACACGAGAATGAGGTCACGCCGTATCTTGTCTCCAGGTTCTACCGGGCTCCAGAAATTA TTCTTGGTATCCCTTATGATTTTGGAATTGACATGTGGTCAGTGGGCTGCACCATCTACGAACTCTACACTGGAAAAATCATGTTCTCAGGCAAGACAAACAATcaaatgttgaaatttttcatggatCTCAAAGGAAAAATGCCCAACAAATTGATAAGAAAGGGAACTTTCAAGGAACAGCATTTCGATACAAACTGCAATTTCCTTTATCACGAAGTCGATAAGGTGACAGAGCGG GAGAAAGTCGTGGTAATGTCGACACTACCAGCGAGTCGTGATCTCGGTGCTGAGCTGGGAGGCAATTCACTGCCAGCCGAGCAGAATCGTAAAGTTGGTCAACTGAAGGATCTACTGGAGCGTACCCTTATGTTGGACGCTGGGAAGAGAATAACCGTCAACCATGCACTGGCCCATCCATTTATACAAGAAAAAATCTAG
- the LOC135167586 gene encoding acetyl-coenzyme A synthetase, giving the protein MADRIYNPNPELAKKAHCKSMEQYRTMHEKSIQYPEAFWGEIAKQFYWETPTSNDKFFSYNFDLNQGDIYIKWMEGATTNLSFNLLDKNVKSGNGDKIAFYWEGNDPDDYSKLTYKKLLQETCMFANVLKSKGVQKGDRVAIYMPMILELPVAMLACTRIGAVHSVVFGGYSSDSLAERMMDCKAKVLITADGVYRGEKLLLLKNICDDALAKVKAHGHEVESCIVVAHLRRLANPHGKTTAGDKKNGVNGTSNGASSEPSVSWDDDKDCWWHEEMEEAEPSCYPVWVAAEDPLFILYTSGSTGKPKGVLHTTAGYLIYAATTFKYVFDYKPGDTYWCTADIGWITGHTYVVYGPLANGATSVIFEGTPFYPHNDRYWSIIDKYKVNQFYTAPTAIRSLMKFGDDLVKKHDLSTLKVLGSVGEPINSEAWLWFYNNVGHGKCSIADTFWQTETGGHVITPLPGATPMKPGSATFPFFGVLPELLDEDGRVIEGEGEGYLVFRRPWPGMMRSLYGNHERFQTTYFDRFHGFYCTGDGARRDADGYLWVTGRIDDMLNVSGHLMSTAEVESVLTEHQDVAESAVVSKPHPVKGQCLYCFVTPNEGRTFSKQLQDELKRKVREKIGPFAQPDVIQHAPGLPKTRSGKIMRRILRKIAVGDRNVGDVSTLADEGIVDVLFQLRPQA; this is encoded by the exons ATCCATTCAATATCCAGAGGCATTTTGGGGTGAAATTGCTAAACAATTTTACTGGGAGACCCCAACGTCCAATGACAAGTTTTTCTCCTACAACTTTGACCTCAACCAGGGCGACATTTACATTAAATGGATGGAAGGTGCAACAACAAATTTAAGCTTCAACTTGTTGGACAAGAATGTTAAATCTGGAAATGGAGATAAAATAGCGTTTTACTG GGAGGGCAACGACCCGGACGATTACTCGAAGCTAACGTACAAAAAGCTTTTGCAGGAGACGTGCATGTTTGCTAATGTTTTAAAATCGAAGGGCGTGCAAAAAGGAGATCGTGTGGCAATCTACATGCCCATGATCCTTGAATTACCAGTTGCAATGCTCGCATGTACGAGAATTGGAGCTGTTCACAGTGTAGTT TTCGGTGGATACTCATCAGATTCATTGGCGGAACGCATGATGGACTGCAAAGCGAAAGTACTGATAACAGCGGATGGAGTTTACCGGGGTGAAAAACTACTACTTCTAAAGAACATCTGTGACGATGCACTAGCCAAGGTGAAGGCCCATGGACACGAAGTGGAGAGTTGCATTGTGGTGGCCCACTTGAGGAGACTGGCGAATCCACATGGAAAAACAACAGCTGGGG ataaaaaaaatggtgttaaTGGAACAAGTAATGGAGCTTCCAGTGAGCCAAGTGTCTCCTGGGACGACGACAAAGATTGTTGGTGGCACGAGGAGATGGAGGAAGCTGAACCGAGCTGTTATCCGGTCTGGGTGGCTGCTGAGGATCCCCTGTTCATCCTCTACACCAG tggatCAACGGGTAAACCTAAGGGAGTTCTGCACACAACAGCTGGTTACCTAATCTATGCTGCCACGACCTTCAAATACGTTTTCGACTATAAACCTGGGGATACCTACTGGTGCACAGCGGACATAGGTTGGATTACTGGCCATACTTATGTGGTTTATGGACCCCTAGCCAACGGTGCAACATCTGTTATC TTCGAAGGTACACCCTTCTACCCTCACAACGACAGATACTGGTCCATAATCGATAAGTACAAAGTCAATCAGTTTTACACAGCCCCAACAGCAATCAGGAGTCTAATGAAATTTGGAGACGATCTCGTCAAAAAACACGATCTCAGTACACTGAAG GTCCTTGGATCTGTCGGTGAGCCCATTAATTCCGAAGCCTGGCTGTGGTTTTACAATAACGTGGGCCATGGTAAATGCAGTATAGCCGATACATTCTGGCAAACGGAAACTGGAGGGCACGTCATCACTCCATTGCCAGGAGCAACGCCTATGAAGCCAGGTTCAGCA aCATTCCCATTCTTTGGAGTTCTTCCGGAGCTTTTGGATGAGGATGGAAGAGTCattgagggagagggagagggctACTTGGTATTCAGAAGACCCTGGCCGGGTATGATGAGGTCTCTCTACGGTAACCACGAGCGCTTCCAGACAACATACTTCGACAGATTCCACGGATTTTATTGCACAGGAGATG GAGCTAGACGCGATGCTGATGGATACCTCTGGGTCACTGGGCGCATCGATGATATGCTAAATGTCTCAGGGCATTTAATGTCAACGGCGGAAGTTGAGAGTGTACTGACGGAGCATCAGGATGTGGCGGAATCAGCTGTTGTCAGTAAACCTCATCCAGTAAAGGGACAGTGTTTGTACTGTTTTGTTACGCCGAATGAGGGCAGGACATTTAGTAAACAATTGCAGGACGAACTCAAGAGAAAAG tgagagaaaaaattggacCTTTTGCCCAACCGGACGTGATACAACATGCTCCAGGTCTACCGAAAACTCGCTCAGGGAAAATAATGAGACGTATACTTAGAAAAATAGCCGTTGGCGATAGAAATGTAGGTGACGTCTCCACCCTCGCTGACGAGGGTATAGTCGATGTACTTTTTCAACTGAGGCCACAGGCCTAA
- the LOC135167591 gene encoding enolase-like, giving the protein MPIEKIKARQILDSRGEPTLEVDVITDIGLLRSSVSCTHSPIPNEAVELRDNDESKFNGRSVLQAVDNVNKIIGPELVKSRLEVCQQREIDSLMNRLDGTSDKSKLGANAILGVSMACCKAGAIKKCLPLYKYICQIAGSTEPIIPVPIFTVISGGKLSGNPLPCQEFVVMPTGAVSFGEAMKMGYDVYRAIEKIIADSQELKLPLAVGDEGAFAPEFEEDREALTVIIDAIRALGYEGKVKIGMDMAASSFCKDGQYDLAFKTDESDPDDYMETEALKDQYLELLRDFPQIVSLEDPFDQEDWDGWGMLADQPMQLLADDLTAMNIERIEEAMEKQSANAIVIRLSQIGTITEAIDCHKMARAGGWSSVVSTGYGETEDNFIADFAVGLASGQFKAGAPCRGERVSKYNQILRIEEELGKDSIYAGEMFRNPAGVVEKKNEEKGKKGKDKKKKK; this is encoded by the exons atgcctATTGAAAAGATCAAAGCACGTCAGATACTTGACAGTAGAGGTGAGCCCACTCTCGAGGTGGATGTCATCACTGATATAGGACTCTTAAGGTCATCTGTCTCCTGCACCCACTCACCAATTCCCAATGAAGCTGTGGAACTTCGTGATAACGATGAATCAAAATTTAATGGCCGATCAGTTCTCCAAGCAGTGGACAacgttaataaaattattggacCTGAACTTGTGAAGAGTCGCCTGGAGGTATGCCAGCAGAGGGAAATAGATTCGTTGATGAATAGGTTGGATGGTACTAGTGACAAGTCAAAGCTCGGTGCCAATGCAATTCTTGGTGTTTCCATGGCCTGTTGTAAAGCAGGtgccataaaaaaatgtctacCACTTTACAAATATATCTGCCAAATTGCTGGCAGTACAGAGCCCATCATTCCTGTTCCTATTTTCACCGTTATCAGCGGTGGTAAGCTATCCGGAAATCCTCTGCCATGTCAGGAATTTGTCGTTATGCCGACAG gCGCTGTGTCCTTCGGTGAAGCCATGAAAATGGGTTACGATGTTTATCGagcgattgaaaaaattattgcggaTTCTCAAGAGCTGAAGCTTCCTCTTGCGGTTGGGGATGAGGGGGCTTTTGCCCCGGAATTTGAAGAGGATCGCGAGGCCTTGACAGTGATAATCGATGCGATAAGAGCTTTGGGGTATGAGGGCAAGGTAAAGATAGGGATGGACATGGCTGCCAGTTCTTTCTGCAAAGATGGCCAGTATGATCTGGCTTTCAAGACTGACGAGTCAGATCCTGATGATTACATGGAGACAGAGGCTTTGAAGGATCAGTACTTGGAGCTTCTGAGGGATTTTCCTCAGATTGTCTCTCTGGAGGATCCATTCGATCAAGAGGACTGGGATGGCTGGGGAATGCTGGCAGATCAGCCCATGCAGCTTCTGGCTGATGATCTGACAGCCATGAACATTGAGAGAATTGAGGAAGCCATGGAGAAGCAGAGTGCCAATGCTATTGTCATTAGACTCTCGCAAATTGGCACAATAACTGAAGCTATTGATTGTCACAAAATGGCGAGAGCTGGTGGATGGTCGAGTGTTGTTTCTACCGGTTATGGCGAGACTGAGGACAATTTTATCGCTGATTTCGCTGTGGGTTTAGCTAGTGGCCAGTTCAAGGCTGGGGCACCTTGTCGAGGGGAACGAGTCTCGAAGTACAATCAGATTCTGAGGATCGAAGAGGAACTGGGGAAAGACTCTATTTATGCCGGTGAAATGTTCAGGAATCCAGCGGGGGTTGTGGAGAAGAAGAATGAGGAGAAAGGGAAAAAAGGAAAGgacaaaaagaagaaaaagtgA
- the LOC135167593 gene encoding inositol monophosphatase 1-like produces the protein MRLNEYYDVALDLVKQAGAIIREKINRPKDVSLKSCDVDLVTESDKEVEKLFMGGISSRYPDHRFIGEETTASGAKAQLTDAPTWVIDPIDGTMNFVHGLPHTCISVALLVDKVTEMGFVYNPVIEQLFTARRGQGAFLNGKPIKVSGERELGKTLLMAEMGTSRNAEKMKAVMENLQILVPKVHGIRTLGSAALNMCMVAMGGADANFEFGVHVWDFAAGDLIVREAGGVVIDPADGPLDLMSGRVLCASSMEVAKEIAKLLVQYYPERD, from the exons ATGAGGTTAAACGAGTACTACGACGTGGCCCTTGACCTGGTCAAACAGGCCGGAGCC ATTATTCGAGAGAAAATCAACAGGCCAAAGGATGTGTCATTGAAGTCCTGTGATGTTGACCTTGTCACTGAGTCTGACAAGGAGGTGGAGAAGCTGTTCATGGGGGGAATCTCCTCGAGATATCCAGACCACAG ATTCATTGGCGAAGAGACCACAGCCTCGGGTGCCAAGGCCCAGTTAACGGATGCTCCGACCTGGGTCATCGATCCAATAGATGGTACTATGAATTTTGTCCACGGTCTTCCACATACTTGTATATCAGTCGCACTCCTCGTTGACAAAGTCACGGAGATGGGATTTGTCTATAATCCAGTTATCGAGCAACTCTTCACTGCCAGGAGGGGACAGGGGGCTTTTTTGAATGGAAAGCCAATTAAAGTGTCTGGGGAGAGAG AATTGGGAAAGACTCTTCTCATGGCGGAAATGGGGACCAGCAGAAATGCCGAAAAAATGAAAGCGGTTATGGAAAATTTGCAAATTCTAGTGCCAAAAGTTCATGG AATTAGAACTCTCGGTTCAGCAGCTCTGAATATGTGCATGGTAGCAATGGGAGGTGCTGACGCGAATTTCGAGTTTGGCGTTCACGTCTGGGACTTCGCAGCCGGGGATTTAATTGTCCGCGAGGCTGGTGGGGTAGTGATAGACCCCGCAGATGGGCCTCTCGATCTCATGAGCGGTAGAGTCCTCTGCGCCTCTTCCATGGAAGTTGCCAAAGAAATAGCAAAGCTACTCGTGCAGTATTATCCCGAGAGAGATTAA